The Arachis ipaensis cultivar K30076 chromosome B07, Araip1.1, whole genome shotgun sequence genome includes a window with the following:
- the LOC107609327 gene encoding chromatin remodeling protein SHL, with protein sequence MAKPKAPRRTLDSYTVKHINKTFRAGDCVLMRPSDPSKPSYVARIERIEADSRGANVKVHVRWYYRPEESIGGRRQFHGSKEVFLSDHFDVQSADTIEAKCTVHSFKSYTKLDAVGNDDFFCRFEYNSSTGAFNPDRVAVYCKCEMPYNPDDLMVQCEGCSDWFHPACIDMTVEEAKRLDHFFCESCSAEGQKKLQNSHSTSRHSDTKVETKRRRRS encoded by the exons ATGGCTAAACCCAAGGCTCCACGCCGAACCCTAGACTCATACACAGTCAAACATATTAACAAAACCTTTAGAG CCGGGGATTGCGTGCTCATGCGACCCTCCGATCCGTCGAAACCGTCGTACGTGGCGAGGATCGAGCGGATCGAAGCTGACTCGCGAGGCGCCAACGTGAAGGTGCACGTGCGCTGGTACTACCGCCCGGAGGAGTCAATCGGCGGCCGCCGCCAGTTCCATGGCTCCAAGGAGGTTTTCCTCTCCGATCACTTCGACGTTCAGAGCGCCGACACCATCGAAGCCAAGTGTACGGTCCACAGCTTCAAGAGCTACACCAAGCTCGATGCTGTTGGAAACGACGATTTCTTCTGTCGTTTCGAGTACAATTCCTCCACCGGCGCCTTCAATCCTGACAGAGTTGCTGT GTATTGTAAATGTGAGATGCCCTATAACCCTGATGACCTAATGGTCCAGTGTGAGGGCTGCAGTGATTG GTTTCACCCTGCTTGCATAGACATGACTGTGGAGGAAGCTAAGCGACTTGACCACTTCTTTTGTGAAAGTTGCTCTGCTGAAGGTCAAAAAAAGTTGCAAAATTCTCACTCTACTTCAAGACACTCAGATACAAAG GTGGAGACTAAACGTCGGCGAAGGTCATAA